In Piliocolobus tephrosceles isolate RC106 chromosome 6, ASM277652v3, whole genome shotgun sequence, the following are encoded in one genomic region:
- the PPM1A gene encoding protein phosphatase 1A, whose product MGAFLDKPKMEKHNAQGQGNGLRYGLSSMQGWRVEMEDAHTAVIGLPSGLESWSFFAVYDGHAGSQVAKYCCEHLLDHITNNQDFKGSAGAPSVENVKNGIRTGFLEIDEHMRVMSEKKHGADRSGSTAVGVLISPQHTYFINCGDSRGLLCRNRKVHFFTQDHKPSNPLEKERIQNAGGSVMIQRVNGSLAVSRALGDFDYKCVHGKGPTEQLVSPEPEVHDIERSEEDDQFIILACDGIWDVMGNEELCDFVRSRLEVTDDLEKVCNEVVDTCLYKGSRDNMSVILICFPNAPKVSPEAVKKEAELDKYLECRVEEIIKKQGEGVPDLVHVMRTLASENIPSLPPGGELASKRNVIEAVYNRLNPYKNDDTDSTSTDDMW is encoded by the exons ATGGGAGCATTTTTAGACAAGCCAAAGATGGAAAAGCATAATGCCCAGGGGCAGGGTAATGGGTTGCGATATGGGCTAAGCAGCATGCAAGGTTGGCGTGTTGAAATGGAGGATGCGCATACGGCTGTGATCGGTTTGCCAAGTGGACTTGAATCGTGGTCATTCTTTGCTGTGTATGATGGGCATGCTGGTTCTCAGGTTGCCAAATACTGCTGTGAGCATTTGTTAGATCACATCACCAATAACCAGGATTTTAAAGGGTCTGCAGGAGCACCTTCTGTGGAAAATGTAAAGAATGGAATCAGAACAGGTTTTCTGGAGATTGATGAACACATGAGAGTTATGTCAGAGAAGAAACATGGTGCAGATAGAAGTGGGTCAACAGCTGTAGGTGTCTTAATTTCTCCCCAACATACTTATTTCATTAACTGTGGAGACTCAAGAGGTTTACTTTGTAGGAACAGGAAAGTTCATTTCTTCACACAAGATCACAAACCAAGTAATCCGCTGGAAAAAGAACGAATTCAAAATGCAGGTGGCTCTGTAATGATTCAGCGTGTGAATGGCTCTCTGGCTGTATCAAGGGCCCTTGGGGATTTTGATTACAAATGTGTCCATGGAAAAGGTCCTACCGAGCAGCTTGTCTCACCAGAGCCTGAAGTCCATGATATTGAAAGATCTGAAGAAGATGATCAGTTCATTATCCTTGCATGTGATGGTATCTGGGATGTTATGGGAAATGAAGAGCTCTGTGATTTTGTAAGATCCAGACTTGAAGTCACTGATGACCTTGAGAAAGTTTGCAATGAAGTAGTCGACACCTGTTTGTATAAG ggAAGTCGAGACAACATGAGTGTGATTTTGATCTGTTTTCCAAATGCACCCAAAGTATCGCCAGAAGCAGTGAAGAAGGAGGCAGAGTTGGACAAGTACCTGGAATGCAGAGTAGAAG AAATCATAAAGAAGCAGGGGGAAGGCGTCCCCGACTTAGTCCATGTGATGCGCACATTAGCGAGTGAGAACATCCCCAGCCTCCCACCAGGGGGTGAATTGGCAAGCAA GAGGAATGTTATTGAAGCCGTTTACAATAGACTGAATCCTTACAAAAATGATGACACT GACTCTACATCAACAGATGATATGTGGTAA